The Oculatellaceae cyanobacterium genome contains the following window.
AATTTGCTAGTCATTGCTAATTGTTAATTGCTAATCGCTATTTGCTAGTTGTTAATTGTTCCAAGCTTTTGTGTAGTGGGTCAAAAGCTAAGGTGCAGTTTTGGCTAATTACTGTATGGATTGGTACTACTTCAACTACACTATTGCTATAAGCTATCGCTTCAAGTTCCTGCACCCAATCTCTATCCCAAATTACTTCCCCTACAGGTTGATAGTAACGCCGTTGCCAATCAATTATTTGCAATCGCATTACTCCTGGCAAAATTCCTGCTGCTAGTGGAGGTGTCCACCAATGTCCATCTCGCCAACCCCACAAATTACCTGTACTGGTTTCTATCCAATTTCCGGCTGCATCAACTAAAATAGCTTCTTGCATTCCAGCTAACTTTGCTTGGTTTAACGCCATCCAAGCAGTTAAGTAATTACCTGTTTTATGAGTTGGTA
Protein-coding sequences here:
- a CDS encoding aminotransferase class IV; its protein translation is MFWYKGKLIQGNILELEIDDPGLLYGATVFTTVRVYQQSLDSRLTNWQAHCDRLHSSIQNFGWQQPDWERLRDGAKKLLLSFPVLRITIFPDGREWITGRLLPTDLKQRQQNGIIAWLADAPQFERSLPTHKTGNYLTAWMALNQAKLAGMQEAILVDAAGNWIETSTGNLWGWRDGHWWTPPLAAGILPGVMRLQIIDWQRRYYQPVGEVIWDRDWVQELEAIAYSNSVVEVVPIHTVISQNCTLAFDPLHKSLEQLTTSK